A portion of the Paenibacillus sp. PvR098 genome contains these proteins:
- a CDS encoding hydantoinase B/oxoprolinase family protein, whose translation MTFVDQGELLGWLKPEIPSDYEINCSERIDDVDYAVYKQKLNLILSEAMDMFVRCGISDLAMAGDVGVALFTPEGDLVACNVGSYLHVVSSVFPIKYIMRILRHSQGMAVREGDFYFCNDPLYGAVHNADQIVMMPIFHNGTLVAWTGATAHTGETGATEPGGMPVRARSRFDEGMKMAPFRIGERYQLRTDLLQMMENYVSRSPRTFMIELRARVSACDRVRIRVQELVQAKGAVFLTGLFRKVLVEAETSARARIRGWNDGIYRAVTFTDSIGLEEGLQRVSLTLTKSEDRLVFDFSGTSPEHEGSYHAFPHATAAHAAIYLFGWPFCDLPRSSGTLASCEFEFAPGTALSPSSEAATSNSVMIGSAVMSLLPNCFSKMMFDSPQRDLVSAAMGNTGSGYVISGLSQWNVPFSDMLAYPLNTEGGGGKAESDGVDAMGFPWCPSGRASNVEDEEHDYPIICITQKLARDSCGFGRHRGGSGTQMAVTPHHVEHLAQMSISKNSRLHTTQGLFGGYPPRVIPGIVIRNTDLFARWQKGDREILHDIHDLIMNRSLSGEYIFTTHYRPVQLLKRGDIFVEFSSGGPGYGDVLERDAHSVLADIKQGVISEWVADQVYLVSYHSHTFELNDERTTERRREARARRCHKGLPYRSFMRDWEKLRPSEELLRYYGNWPDASPNRDVIRM comes from the coding sequence ATGACCTTCGTCGATCAAGGAGAGTTATTGGGATGGTTGAAGCCTGAAATTCCGTCGGATTACGAAATCAATTGCTCTGAACGGATTGACGATGTGGACTACGCCGTCTATAAGCAAAAATTAAATCTGATCCTATCGGAAGCCATGGATATGTTTGTGCGATGCGGGATCTCCGACTTAGCCATGGCCGGGGATGTCGGTGTTGCGTTGTTCACGCCGGAGGGGGATTTGGTCGCATGTAACGTAGGAAGTTATTTGCATGTGGTAAGCTCCGTGTTTCCGATTAAATATATCATGCGCATATTGCGCCACAGCCAAGGAATGGCCGTTCGGGAAGGGGACTTCTATTTCTGCAATGATCCTTTATACGGGGCCGTACACAATGCGGATCAAATCGTTATGATGCCTATATTTCATAATGGTACGTTGGTAGCCTGGACCGGAGCGACCGCGCATACGGGAGAAACAGGGGCGACAGAACCCGGCGGCATGCCCGTTAGAGCTCGCAGCCGATTTGACGAAGGTATGAAGATGGCGCCTTTCCGGATTGGGGAGCGTTATCAATTGCGGACGGATTTGCTTCAGATGATGGAGAATTATGTATCGCGATCGCCTCGCACCTTCATGATCGAGTTAAGGGCACGGGTAAGCGCCTGCGATCGAGTGAGAATTCGGGTTCAGGAGCTGGTTCAGGCCAAAGGAGCCGTTTTTTTAACCGGATTATTCCGGAAAGTATTGGTCGAAGCGGAGACCAGCGCAAGAGCGCGGATTCGAGGATGGAACGACGGAATATATCGAGCGGTGACGTTTACCGACAGTATTGGCTTAGAAGAGGGCTTGCAGCGCGTGTCGCTTACGTTAACAAAGTCCGAAGACCGTCTCGTCTTCGACTTCAGCGGTACTTCTCCTGAGCATGAAGGCTCGTATCATGCTTTTCCGCATGCTACGGCGGCGCATGCCGCCATTTATTTATTCGGTTGGCCGTTTTGCGACCTGCCGAGATCGTCGGGGACGCTGGCCTCCTGCGAATTTGAATTTGCGCCTGGAACGGCGTTGTCTCCGAGTTCAGAGGCAGCTACTTCGAATTCCGTCATGATCGGCAGCGCGGTTATGTCACTTTTGCCGAACTGCTTTAGCAAGATGATGTTCGATAGTCCCCAACGGGATCTAGTAAGCGCAGCCATGGGAAATACAGGTTCCGGTTATGTTATTTCTGGCTTGAGCCAGTGGAACGTACCTTTCTCCGATATGCTGGCGTATCCGCTTAACACGGAAGGCGGCGGCGGGAAGGCGGAATCCGACGGAGTCGATGCGATGGGTTTTCCTTGGTGCCCCTCGGGCAGGGCATCCAATGTAGAGGATGAGGAGCACGATTATCCCATTATATGCATTACGCAGAAGCTGGCGCGCGACAGCTGCGGTTTTGGTCGACATAGAGGCGGATCAGGAACGCAAATGGCGGTTACGCCGCATCATGTAGAGCACTTGGCACAAATGTCAATTTCCAAAAATTCGCGCCTTCACACCACACAAGGACTGTTTGGTGGCTACCCTCCGCGTGTGATCCCGGGGATTGTTATTCGAAATACCGATTTATTCGCTCGATGGCAGAAAGGCGATCGGGAGATCCTGCACGACATCCACGATCTGATTATGAACCGAAGTCTTTCAGGCGAATACATTTTTACTACGCATTATCGTCCCGTTCAACTTCTGAAACGGGGAGATATCTTCGTTGAATTTTCCTCCGGCGGACCTGGTTATGGAGATGTTTTAGAGCGAGATGCTCACAGCGTGTTGGCCGATATCAAGCAAGGCGTCATTTCCGAATGGGTTGCGGATCAAGTGTATCTGGTATCGTACCACTCACATACATTTGAACTGAATGACGAACGGACGACGGAGCGGCGAAGAGAAGCAAGGGCTCGTCGTTGTCATAAGGGATTACCTTACCGCAGTTTTATGCGTGATTGGGAGAAGCTTCGGCCGTCGGAGGAGTTACTGCGTTACTATGGGAATTGGCCGGATGCTTCACCGAACCGAGACGTTATCCGCATGTGA
- a CDS encoding PucR family transcriptional regulator — protein sequence MLHRTETLSACDTPMGGEETMLAYSYDSLGEQWSRQTVLSELLKDAVQVISGICSTPCVAIIFREPTGKTIFHCEGPLSEHAASDIRRWLERGKWECTEYEAKEVARELASGFLLGIRACVTIPVNRHGELTGIIGLFYEESKPALQREMLEDLSAQLYLAAKRCWLYQRERQLVNLLQESRNETAELKRKYDRLFTLQKQFADINAVVDGFDPIVGKLGELLKEPILLLDKDLRLLASYTPPVPLETAWIRSLEERRLDPSFADRPSFQHAIRRVQSGDTVPVTLESSSSGTRELYWLAALQSGASVWCYLLWRGVLPPLPKETAHTIQMAGVALTLAYFYQFEQTLQQRPSFLEAFLAGQYSSTESVLEQARLQGCDIQKMNKIIIIEPEKTDRSMSELRSLVESAVGGMNCAFYSGVYAETIVVLLDFDAEEKAVSKAIYDRLRANDIPILLGVSRSFRDMEDLRSAFTEVRRSLALSRKWGKHNTVVHYESLGVYRLLLTTDRASLEDTIHKAMGPLLRVEKKQSDELMSTLMHYLRTGGSIQQAAELCFVHINTVKYRLKRISQLLDADLSHPDERFKLDFALRAMEILDL from the coding sequence ATGCTTCACCGAACCGAGACGTTATCCGCATGTGATACGCCGATGGGAGGGGAAGAAACCATGCTCGCCTATTCATATGATTCGTTGGGAGAACAATGGAGCCGTCAAACGGTGTTATCGGAGTTATTAAAGGACGCAGTACAGGTCATTTCTGGTATCTGCAGCACCCCCTGCGTTGCGATTATTTTTCGAGAACCCACGGGGAAAACGATATTTCATTGCGAAGGTCCTCTTTCGGAACATGCTGCATCAGATATACGTCGTTGGTTGGAGCGAGGGAAGTGGGAATGTACGGAATACGAAGCGAAAGAGGTTGCTAGGGAATTGGCTTCGGGCTTTCTCCTTGGCATTCGAGCATGCGTGACCATCCCCGTCAATCGGCATGGAGAATTGACCGGAATCATCGGTCTGTTTTATGAAGAGTCTAAGCCGGCATTACAGCGAGAGATGCTTGAAGATCTATCGGCCCAATTGTACCTGGCGGCCAAACGTTGTTGGCTGTACCAACGCGAAAGGCAGTTGGTTAACCTCCTGCAAGAATCCCGCAATGAAACGGCAGAGCTTAAGCGCAAATATGATCGGCTTTTCACGCTTCAAAAACAATTCGCAGATATCAATGCAGTTGTGGATGGCTTTGATCCCATTGTCGGAAAGCTTGGCGAGCTCTTGAAAGAGCCGATCCTTCTACTGGATAAAGATCTGCGATTATTGGCGTCGTACACGCCGCCCGTGCCCTTAGAGACGGCTTGGATCCGGTCGTTGGAGGAGCGTCGATTAGACCCGTCTTTCGCCGATCGTCCCTCTTTTCAGCATGCGATTCGGCGGGTGCAGTCGGGAGATACGGTACCCGTTACGTTAGAAAGCTCATCGAGCGGTACGAGGGAGCTTTATTGGTTGGCGGCTTTGCAGAGCGGAGCGAGTGTATGGTGTTACCTGTTGTGGAGGGGCGTACTTCCGCCATTACCGAAAGAGACTGCCCATACGATTCAAATGGCAGGAGTAGCCCTGACACTCGCCTATTTCTACCAATTCGAACAAACACTGCAACAACGGCCGTCCTTCCTGGAAGCCTTTCTCGCGGGACAGTACTCCAGTACTGAATCGGTCTTGGAGCAGGCTCGGCTGCAGGGCTGCGACATCCAAAAGATGAACAAAATCATCATCATTGAACCGGAGAAGACAGACAGAAGCATGAGTGAACTGAGATCGCTGGTTGAGAGTGCTGTAGGCGGAATGAACTGTGCATTTTATTCGGGAGTATATGCCGAAACGATTGTCGTTCTTCTTGATTTCGATGCGGAGGAGAAGGCGGTGTCCAAGGCGATTTACGATCGTCTCCGTGCGAATGATATTCCGATCTTGCTGGGGGTAAGCCGCTCCTTTCGGGATATGGAGGATCTACGAAGCGCTTTCACCGAAGTTCGCCGAAGCTTGGCGCTCTCACGGAAGTGGGGAAAGCACAATACGGTCGTTCATTACGAGAGCCTTGGCGTTTATCGGTTGTTGTTAACCACGGATCGAGCATCATTAGAGGATACCATTCATAAAGCGATGGGACCGCTCTTGCGCGTCGAAAAGAAACAATCCGACGAATTGATGTCCACATTAATGCACTATCTTCGAACCGGCGGAAGCATTCAACAGGCGGCGGAGCTTTGTTTCGTTCATATCAATACAGTGAAATATAGGCTAAAACGAATTTCGCAATTACTGGATGCCGACTTAAGCCACCCGGACGAACGGTTCAAGCTGGATTTCGCACTGCGCGCGATGGAGATATTGGATTTGTAG
- a CDS encoding hydantoinase/oxoprolinase family protein: MRYTVDIDIGGTLTDGLFSDGQQVIATKVDTTPHDFTVCFFECIREGANRLGYESLTDFFADVKVIRWSSTIATNVLAEGKGPKLGLLISDGHGTDLYGNGVSPAINKVLSPENITQISEPISEEEVLRKVRALLEQGVRRICVSLKGAFDNPSIERRIKKLVDEQFPDHYLGAVPVLLGSDILHHPDSQTRTHLSLINSYVHTPLAVALFKAEDELLLQHKYRKPVYIGHVNGGVARVAKTKGVDTTESGPVFGLHAASYFAKRYGLNKVLSVDVGGTTAKIGLILNGEVITVPNGDLFGIPLKTPWVLLRSIALGGGSIARVKDGKVTLGPESMGAYPGPACYNLGGDSATLTDAFLVSGAMNPDRFLGGRRQLQMEQARRAIQEQVAGPLNISVEAAAQAIVEKAMELVTDCCNETLKEYGYTSEGFSLFSFGGNGSNFASGVADKLNLKNAYVFGLGPVLSAFGSSVSDICHIHEEWPYQPLSKTSVQDVHKLVAAGQERVLRDLEGEGLSAADAELSVEFIIAKNNDESEVVQLPIEKALNGGFIEIVASHSGSTLERVSIKGVSPVSKFELQRTDTSAQQAKTEQRRTMLWPKQADHAPIYDWEQLQRGSSFTGPACLESETVSCVVIPGWGVQIDEYGNAVFTKGGA; encoded by the coding sequence ATGCGTTATACAGTCGATATCGACATCGGCGGAACGTTGACAGATGGTCTATTCAGCGACGGCCAGCAGGTTATCGCAACGAAAGTGGACACGACTCCACATGATTTTACCGTTTGTTTTTTTGAGTGCATTCGAGAGGGTGCCAATCGTCTTGGTTACGAGAGCCTGACTGACTTTTTTGCTGACGTGAAAGTTATTCGTTGGTCAAGTACGATCGCAACGAATGTACTTGCTGAAGGGAAAGGACCGAAGCTTGGTCTCCTGATCAGCGACGGCCATGGAACGGATCTGTACGGTAATGGAGTAAGCCCGGCGATTAACAAAGTATTGTCACCGGAGAACATCACACAAATCAGCGAACCGATTTCGGAAGAAGAAGTACTTCGCAAAGTAAGAGCGCTTCTGGAGCAGGGCGTTCGGCGCATTTGTGTCAGCCTGAAGGGAGCCTTCGACAATCCGTCAATAGAACGGCGTATTAAGAAGCTCGTGGATGAACAGTTCCCCGACCACTATTTGGGTGCTGTGCCTGTCTTGTTAGGAAGCGATATTCTGCACCACCCGGACAGCCAGACGAGAACCCATCTGTCCCTGATCAATTCGTATGTTCATACTCCGCTCGCAGTAGCCTTGTTTAAAGCGGAGGATGAACTTCTTCTTCAGCACAAATATCGCAAGCCGGTTTATATCGGTCACGTGAATGGTGGGGTCGCACGTGTTGCAAAGACGAAGGGCGTGGACACAACCGAATCCGGTCCGGTATTCGGACTTCACGCAGCGTCTTATTTTGCCAAACGATACGGCTTGAATAAGGTATTGTCTGTTGATGTAGGCGGTACGACGGCCAAGATCGGATTGATCCTTAACGGGGAAGTGATCACGGTTCCCAATGGTGATTTGTTCGGTATTCCACTGAAAACGCCGTGGGTTTTGCTTCGTTCCATCGCTCTCGGCGGAGGTTCCATTGCCCGTGTGAAAGACGGTAAGGTAACTCTAGGTCCAGAGTCGATGGGCGCCTACCCCGGACCTGCTTGCTATAACCTTGGGGGCGACTCTGCAACGCTTACAGATGCATTCCTTGTCTCCGGTGCGATGAATCCGGATCGTTTCTTAGGCGGACGTCGGCAGCTTCAGATGGAGCAAGCGCGCCGTGCGATTCAAGAGCAGGTCGCCGGTCCGCTCAACATCAGCGTTGAAGCAGCAGCTCAAGCGATTGTCGAGAAAGCGATGGAGCTGGTGACGGACTGCTGCAATGAAACACTCAAGGAATACGGTTATACATCGGAAGGCTTCAGCTTGTTCTCATTCGGCGGCAACGGCTCCAACTTCGCCTCTGGCGTGGCCGACAAGCTGAATCTGAAGAACGCTTACGTATTCGGTCTCGGTCCTGTGCTTTCTGCTTTCGGTTCATCGGTATCCGACATTTGCCACATTCACGAGGAATGGCCATACCAGCCGCTGAGCAAGACTTCGGTTCAAGACGTGCATAAGCTCGTTGCAGCCGGCCAAGAACGCGTGCTCCGCGATTTGGAAGGTGAGGGCTTGTCGGCGGCGGATGCGGAATTGAGCGTTGAATTCATCATTGCAAAAAACAATGACGAATCCGAGGTCGTTCAGCTTCCCATCGAGAAGGCGCTAAACGGAGGATTCATAGAAATTGTCGCAAGCCATTCGGGCTCGACGCTCGAACGCGTCTCGATCAAAGGAGTGTCCCCGGTATCGAAGTTTGAGCTACAGCGCACGGATACGAGCGCACAGCAGGCAAAAACGGAACAGCGCCGGACGATGCTGTGGCCGAAGCAGGCCGATCATGCGCCGATTTACGATTGGGAACAACTGCAGCGGGGAAGTTCGTTCACAGGTCCCGCTTGTTTGGAGTCCGAAACCGTTTCATGTGTGGTCATCCCGGGCTGGGGTGTCCAGATCGACGAATACGGCAACGCCGTGTTCACCAAAGGAGGCGCGTAA
- a CDS encoding acetone carboxylase subunit gamma → MKRLIITEYLEIDLDSEMWHCNRCKHALISARKNYKEGLLVYNRDPREIHKEVIEGEYTFSPDPNWMRILEFYCPGCGAQVETEYLPPGHPITHDIEIDIDSLKQRLQEGELEIHEKRLVSKI, encoded by the coding sequence ATGAAGCGATTGATCATTACCGAATATTTGGAGATTGATCTCGATTCAGAGATGTGGCACTGCAATCGATGTAAGCACGCTCTGATCTCAGCCCGCAAAAATTACAAGGAAGGGCTACTGGTCTATAACCGGGATCCTAGGGAGATTCACAAGGAGGTTATCGAGGGAGAGTATACGTTCTCCCCGGATCCGAACTGGATGCGCATTTTGGAGTTTTATTGCCCGGGCTGCGGTGCACAGGTAGAGACGGAATATTTACCACCGGGACACCCGATCACCCATGATATCGAGATCGATATCGACAGCTTGAAGCAGCGTCTTCAGGAAGGCGAATTGGAAATTCACGAAAAAAGGCTGGTGAGCAAGATATGA
- a CDS encoding hydantoinase/oxoprolinase family protein, whose amino-acid sequence MTEPSSARNTIDVDVGGTFTDMVLTYEGTQIFRKVPTTPYDLSVCFIQAIEEGAKHFHKTADQILPNFDIVRYSTTVAMNRLIERKGPRLGLITTEGHEDAVHIGRGAQWIDGTRLAERRNLPIQQKPKPIVDREMIVGVKERIDAKGKVIRPLDEEDVRRKVRTLVDRGARAFVVSLLWSFVNPSHEKRIKEIIREEYREYHVGYLPVILSHGVVSRLGEYERTNTAILDAYLQRSMQIELSGTWDKLREKGYRGPFMMVHNTGGCADVFKTTASKTYNGGPVSGLVGAQFVADKIGIKNAVTADVGGTSFDIGLVMESSVRNYEFNPVVDRWMVSANMLQSISIGAGGGSIAWINKQLGNRLEVGPQSAGSYPGPVCYNLGGTEPTVTDADLVLGYLNPDYYFGGRMKLNKAAAERAIRKKIAEPLGLSVMEAASLIRRLVDEKMASAIRKEVVLRGYRPDDFAIFAMGGGGATHAAGYKDEIPKVVIFPYSPVFCAFGSSIMDIMHVYETSKKMPFIAPMTEQPTLDFEEFNTTVNSLLEQGKKELEAEGLDTNKAVFTLELDMLYGGQINSKRTSTPGLHITNDEDLWRFYKQFEKEFSEAFSPHVINLSGGVYIESFVLKAAVPSQPFNLPVLPPATAGKENALKEHRLMYWPEVSDHADSPVYDQMKLQPGHVVNGPAIIESEYTTVVVPPGLKYSVDRYGLGIMELDEERVPALSGTAANQG is encoded by the coding sequence ATGACGGAACCAAGCTCAGCTCGCAATACGATTGACGTTGATGTAGGCGGTACGTTTACCGATATGGTCCTGACCTATGAAGGTACGCAAATATTTCGCAAAGTGCCGACGACCCCCTACGATCTTTCAGTTTGCTTCATCCAGGCGATCGAAGAAGGGGCGAAACATTTCCATAAGACGGCAGATCAAATTCTCCCGAATTTCGATATCGTTCGGTATTCGACGACCGTAGCCATGAACCGTCTCATCGAGCGGAAGGGTCCGCGTCTTGGTTTAATCACGACCGAGGGTCATGAGGATGCGGTCCACATTGGACGCGGCGCACAGTGGATCGACGGCACGCGCCTCGCGGAACGGCGCAACCTGCCGATTCAACAGAAGCCGAAGCCGATCGTTGATCGTGAAATGATCGTCGGGGTGAAGGAGCGGATCGATGCGAAGGGTAAGGTCATCCGACCGCTGGATGAAGAGGACGTCCGCCGTAAGGTCCGGACGCTCGTCGATCGCGGGGCGCGCGCTTTCGTCGTATCGCTTTTGTGGTCGTTTGTCAATCCGTCACACGAGAAGCGGATCAAGGAAATCATTCGCGAGGAGTACCGCGAGTACCACGTCGGCTATTTGCCGGTCATTTTGTCACACGGAGTCGTGAGCCGATTGGGCGAATATGAGCGAACAAATACCGCGATACTCGATGCGTACCTTCAGCGATCCATGCAGATCGAGCTGTCCGGCACTTGGGATAAGCTGCGGGAGAAAGGGTACCGCGGACCGTTCATGATGGTGCATAACACCGGCGGCTGCGCGGACGTCTTCAAGACGACGGCGAGCAAGACATACAACGGCGGCCCGGTATCCGGTCTCGTTGGGGCGCAGTTCGTTGCGGACAAAATTGGCATCAAGAACGCGGTCACGGCCGACGTTGGCGGCACAAGCTTCGACATCGGACTCGTAATGGAATCCAGCGTTCGAAACTATGAGTTTAATCCGGTCGTCGATCGGTGGATGGTCAGCGCGAACATGCTGCAGTCGATCTCGATCGGCGCAGGCGGCGGTTCGATTGCCTGGATAAATAAGCAGCTGGGCAACCGTCTGGAAGTGGGACCGCAATCTGCAGGTTCATATCCGGGGCCTGTTTGTTACAACCTCGGGGGCACCGAACCAACAGTGACCGATGCGGACCTGGTACTCGGCTACCTGAATCCGGACTATTACTTCGGTGGCCGCATGAAGCTGAACAAGGCGGCTGCGGAGCGGGCGATCCGCAAGAAGATTGCGGAACCGCTAGGTCTCTCCGTCATGGAAGCCGCGTCCTTAATCCGGAGGCTCGTTGACGAGAAGATGGCTTCTGCGATCCGCAAAGAGGTTGTACTGCGGGGCTATCGCCCGGACGACTTCGCGATCTTCGCGATGGGCGGAGGAGGCGCCACGCATGCGGCGGGATATAAGGATGAGATTCCGAAGGTCGTCATTTTCCCGTATTCCCCTGTATTCTGCGCATTCGGATCGTCGATCATGGACATCATGCACGTGTATGAGACGTCGAAAAAGATGCCGTTCATCGCTCCGATGACGGAGCAGCCGACGCTTGACTTTGAAGAATTCAATACGACGGTGAACTCTCTGCTCGAGCAGGGGAAGAAGGAGCTGGAGGCGGAAGGGCTCGACACGAATAAGGCTGTCTTCACGCTTGAGCTGGATATGCTCTACGGCGGACAAATCAACTCTAAGCGTACGTCGACGCCGGGCCTCCATATTACGAATGACGAGGATCTCTGGAGGTTCTATAAGCAGTTTGAAAAAGAATTCAGTGAAGCGTTCAGCCCCCACGTCATCAACCTGTCGGGCGGCGTGTACATCGAATCGTTCGTATTGAAGGCGGCCGTACCTTCCCAGCCGTTCAATCTTCCGGTGCTGCCTCCGGCAACGGCAGGCAAGGAGAACGCGTTGAAAGAGCATCGCTTGATGTACTGGCCGGAGGTGTCAGACCATGCGGATTCGCCGGTATATGATCAGATGAAGCTGCAGCCGGGTCACGTTGTGAACGGACCGGCCATTATTGAGTCCGAATATACTACCGTCGTCGTTCCGCCGGGGCTAAAATACAGCGTTGACCGATACGGACTTGGCATCATGGAACTAGATGAAGAGCGTGTGCCGGCCCTTTCAGGTACGGCAGCCAATCAAGGATAA
- a CDS encoding hydantoinase B/oxoprolinase family protein, which yields MPMPTPEQKLAMIKMEPATPEEIAAMETLSPGDYEIGYQRTNDIVDEALEVFQRSSRSSMGVSGDVMLAIFTANGDLVNSAAGTYLHAIIQPIIIKYIIKHYSKNPGIKDGDVWFANDALYGGIHNPDMVCITPVFHNGKLIAWTGAASHMTETGAIEPGGMPVSATSRFEEGLGLPPVKIGENHELREDWIEVFTAYGIRAPQMMVTDLKARATSADRVRTRLIELADREGTEFVIGLLRKMLEVAKEGATKRLASWPDGKFRCVTFSDAVGVKHGLIRNAALTIEKKGDKLIYDFTGTSPENYSSYHAHVQAVVGHVANYIYSYVFYDLPISSATFEPIEFRIPKGTILNPDPKAATSNAVMICTGVMSASANAFAKMMFCTQDANKVVASSSNAGNAMVIAGLSQWGLPFADMIAYSINTEGQGGRPALKGMNAFGFPWCPFGRAPNVELMENEFPLLIPLSQHWKDSCGHGKNRGGVGTAQMWVAHQVPQVFFMAIADNSKVQTPQGLFGGYAPCTVPGIGIRNADIVQKMKEGTSRNLEVRETLTERWIEGSWEVEFFGRSARPYNEGDVMAYGFSAGGAGYGDPLEAEPESVGEDVINQIITNETAAEMYKVIFDEKAHKVDVEATNRLRNEEKAARRGRGKPYSAFIKEWEKLKPADDILHSFGSWPEGQSTGVMMRM from the coding sequence ATGCCAATGCCTACACCGGAACAGAAACTAGCCATGATTAAAATGGAGCCCGCTACGCCCGAAGAAATCGCGGCAATGGAGACGCTCTCTCCAGGGGATTACGAAATCGGCTATCAGCGAACGAATGATATCGTAGATGAAGCATTAGAAGTTTTCCAGCGTTCCTCACGTTCGAGTATGGGGGTGTCCGGCGACGTCATGCTCGCGATCTTTACCGCGAACGGAGACTTGGTCAACTCCGCGGCGGGCACTTATCTTCACGCTATCATTCAGCCGATTATCATCAAATACATCATTAAGCACTACAGTAAAAATCCGGGTATTAAAGACGGCGACGTCTGGTTCGCGAACGACGCACTCTATGGCGGTATCCATAACCCGGACATGGTCTGCATAACGCCTGTGTTCCACAACGGCAAGCTGATCGCTTGGACCGGAGCAGCGAGTCATATGACCGAGACTGGCGCGATTGAGCCGGGGGGTATGCCTGTATCGGCGACCTCGCGCTTTGAAGAAGGGCTTGGTCTTCCGCCTGTGAAGATCGGCGAGAATCACGAGCTTCGCGAGGACTGGATAGAAGTGTTCACCGCATATGGCATTCGCGCGCCGCAGATGATGGTGACGGACTTGAAGGCGCGGGCGACGTCCGCGGATCGGGTACGTACCCGCCTGATCGAGCTTGCGGACCGTGAAGGTACCGAATTCGTGATTGGCCTGCTGCGGAAAATGCTTGAGGTGGCGAAGGAAGGTGCGACGAAACGTTTGGCATCCTGGCCGGACGGCAAATTCCGCTGCGTCACGTTCTCCGACGCGGTAGGGGTGAAGCACGGCTTAATTCGTAACGCGGCTCTGACGATCGAGAAGAAAGGCGATAAACTGATCTACGATTTCACGGGGACGTCGCCGGAAAACTATTCAAGCTATCATGCTCATGTGCAGGCTGTTGTCGGTCACGTGGCCAACTACATTTATTCCTACGTGTTCTATGACTTGCCGATCTCGAGCGCCACATTTGAGCCAATCGAGTTCCGTATTCCGAAAGGAACTATTCTGAATCCGGATCCGAAGGCGGCGACCTCAAATGCGGTCATGATCTGTACGGGCGTCATGTCCGCCAGCGCGAACGCGTTCGCCAAGATGATGTTCTGCACGCAGGATGCTAATAAGGTTGTGGCTTCGTCCTCCAATGCCGGCAACGCGATGGTTATCGCTGGCTTGTCACAATGGGGCTTGCCGTTCGCGGACATGATCGCCTACTCCATCAACACTGAGGGTCAAGGAGGTCGTCCCGCGCTCAAAGGGATGAATGCGTTCGGGTTCCCATGGTGCCCATTCGGCCGTGCTCCGAACGTAGAGCTCATGGAGAACGAATTCCCTCTGCTTATTCCGCTGTCGCAGCATTGGAAAGATTCTTGCGGCCACGGCAAAAACCGCGGCGGCGTAGGTACCGCTCAGATGTGGGTCGCACACCAGGTACCTCAAGTATTCTTTATGGCGATTGCCGATAACTCGAAGGTACAGACGCCGCAAGGCTTGTTTGGCGGATATGCACCTTGTACGGTACCGGGCATCGGCATTCGTAATGCGGATATCGTGCAGAAGATGAAGGAAGGAACGAGCCGGAATCTGGAAGTGAGAGAAACGCTGACGGAGCGTTGGATCGAAGGCAGCTGGGAGGTTGAGTTCTTCGGCCGATCCGCTCGCCCCTACAACGAAGGTGACGTGATGGCGTACGGCTTCTCCGCAGGGGGCGCCGGCTACGGGGATCCGCTTGAAGCGGAGCCGGAATCGGTCGGGGAGGACGTTATCAACCAAATCATCACGAATGAAACGGCCGCAGAAATGTATAAGGTCATCTTTGACGAAAAGGCGCATAAGGTCGACGTGGAAGCGACCAACCGTCTCCGGAACGAAGAGAAAGCCGCTCGCCGCGGCCGCGGAAAACCGTACTCTGCGTTCATTAAGGAATGGGAAAAGTTAAAGCCTGCGGACGATATCCTGCACTCTTTCGGCTCCTGGCCGGAAGGTCAATCGACCGGCGTGATGATGAGAATGTAA